The proteins below are encoded in one region of Paenibacillus sp. YYML68:
- the yhbH gene encoding sporulation protein YhbH, producing MSEPLFTVSREDWSLHRKGFQDQTRHQEKVRDAIKQNLPDLVTDESIIMNDGKQIVKVPIRSLDEYRFRYNYNKSKHVGQGDGDSQVGDVLGVDPQASQGPGKGKGEAGDQPGEDYYDAEVEMEKLEALLFEELELPNLEQKEKENVISKEIIFNDVRKKGIMSNIDKKRTILENLRRNAREGSPGIHGISPDDLRFRTWEEKVTPQSNALILAMMDTSGSMGSFEKYIARSFFFWMTRFLRTKYEHVEIVFIAHHTEAKVVTEEEFFTKGESGGTICSSAYQLALELIDRKYAPSRYNIYPFHFSDGDNLTSDNEKCVKLIGELIKRSNLFGYGEVNQYNRSSTLMSAYRNLHDPKFVHYVIREKGEVYKALRTFFPKKDGIAAR from the coding sequence ATGTCAGAGCCGCTATTCACCGTATCCCGCGAGGATTGGTCGCTTCACCGCAAGGGCTTCCAGGATCAGACCCGCCATCAGGAGAAGGTGCGCGACGCGATCAAGCAGAACCTGCCTGACCTCGTCACCGACGAGAGCATCATCATGAACGACGGCAAGCAGATCGTCAAGGTGCCGATCCGCAGTCTCGACGAGTACCGCTTCCGCTATAACTACAACAAGAGCAAGCATGTCGGCCAAGGCGATGGCGACTCGCAGGTCGGCGATGTGCTGGGCGTTGATCCGCAAGCCTCGCAAGGCCCCGGCAAGGGCAAGGGCGAAGCCGGCGACCAGCCCGGCGAGGACTACTACGACGCTGAGGTCGAGATGGAGAAGCTGGAGGCGCTGCTGTTCGAGGAGCTGGAGCTGCCGAACCTCGAGCAGAAGGAGAAGGAGAACGTCATCAGCAAGGAGATCATCTTCAACGATGTGCGCAAGAAGGGCATTATGTCCAACATCGACAAGAAGCGGACCATTCTCGAGAATCTGCGCCGCAACGCGCGCGAGGGCTCACCCGGCATTCACGGCATTAGCCCGGACGACCTGCGCTTCCGCACGTGGGAGGAGAAGGTGACGCCACAGTCGAATGCACTTATTTTAGCAATGATGGATACATCTGGTTCGATGGGCTCGTTCGAGAAATATATTGCCCGCAGCTTCTTCTTCTGGATGACCCGCTTCCTGCGCACGAAGTACGAGCACGTCGAGATCGTCTTCATCGCGCACCATACGGAGGCAAAGGTCGTGACGGAGGAGGAGTTCTTCACGAAGGGCGAGAGCGGTGGCACGATCTGCTCATCGGCCTACCAGCTGGCGCTCGAGCTGATCGACCGCAAGTACGCCCCGAGCCGCTACAACATCTACCCGTTCCACTTCTCCGACGGCGACAACCTGACCTCCGACAACGAGAAATGCGTCAAGCTGATCGGCGAGCTCATCAAGCGCAGCAACCTGTTCGGCTACGGCGAGGTGAACCAATACAACCGCAGCAGCACGCTCATGTCGGCCTACCGCAACCTGCACGATCCGAAGTTCGTTCACTACGTCATCCGCGAGAAGGGCGAGGTGTACAAGGCGCTGCGGACGTTTTTCCCGAAGAAGGACGGTATCGCGGCGAGGTAA
- a CDS encoding sugar ABC transporter permease produces MPPRSQHRSRLQLLGRKLASQKILQVMALLGVAWMIIFNYIPMYGLVIAFKEFSIIKSISEAPWVGLEHFKAFLDDENLVNVIRNTLGMSLLKLFIGFPLPIVFALMLNELRSERFKRTVQTISYLPHFLSWVILGGILTTWLADVGIINSLLMALHVIDEPISYLAEPSYFWGIVVSSDIWKELGWSAIIYLAAISAVSPELYEAATMDGAGRLQKMWYVTLPMIKGTITILFILAVSAILNSNFDQIFVLRNKLNESASSVIDIYVYQTGITMSRYSYATAVGLLKAVIAFFLLLTANYVTKKVNGTSLF; encoded by the coding sequence ATGCCGCCGCGTAGCCAGCATCGTTCGCGGCTGCAGCTGCTAGGGCGCAAGCTCGCCTCGCAAAAAATATTGCAGGTGATGGCGCTGCTCGGGGTCGCCTGGATGATCATCTTCAACTACATTCCGATGTACGGACTCGTCATCGCCTTCAAGGAATTCAGCATCATCAAGTCGATCTCGGAGGCGCCGTGGGTCGGTCTCGAGCACTTCAAGGCATTCCTTGACGATGAGAATCTCGTGAACGTCATCCGCAATACGCTCGGCATGAGCCTGCTCAAGCTGTTCATCGGCTTCCCGCTGCCGATTGTGTTCGCCCTGATGCTCAACGAGCTGCGTTCGGAGAGGTTCAAGCGTACGGTGCAGACGATCTCGTACTTGCCGCACTTCTTGTCCTGGGTCATTCTCGGCGGCATTCTGACGACGTGGCTGGCTGATGTCGGCATCATCAACAGTCTGCTGATGGCGCTGCACGTCATTGACGAGCCGATCAGCTACCTCGCGGAGCCGTCGTACTTCTGGGGCATCGTCGTCAGCTCGGACATCTGGAAGGAGCTCGGCTGGTCAGCGATTATCTACTTAGCAGCGATCTCGGCCGTATCGCCGGAGCTGTATGAGGCCGCGACGATGGACGGGGCCGGACGACTGCAGAAGATGTGGTACGTGACGCTGCCGATGATCAAGGGAACGATCACGATCTTGTTCATTCTCGCGGTCAGCGCGATTCTGAACTCGAACTTCGACCAGATCTTCGTGCTGCGCAACAAGCTGAACGAGTCGGCGAGCAGCGTCATCGACATCTACGTATACCAGACCGGTATTACGATGAGCCGCTACTCGTACGCGACAGCCGTCGGCTTATTGAAGGCCGTCATCGCCTTCTTTCTGCTGCTCACAGCGAACTACGTGACGAAGAAGGTTAACGGCACGTCATTATTTTAA
- a CDS encoding carbohydrate ABC transporter permease → MLRLHRRTAGEAVFDLWNTTVMLLVCFIMLYPIWYVLIQSFNEGKDAMQGGIYWWPRLFSLENYDAVFTNSGIMQAMWITIAKTVVGTVVHVLFTAMVAYALSRQELVGRKLYMVLGTVTMFFNGGLIPTYLLIRDLGLLDTFWVYIIPVMFSFFDLIIFLTFFREIPAALVEAAHMDGANDFVIFYRIIIPVSMPVVATIALFHGVYQWNDYFAGVIYVNNQELQPIQTYLYRIVAQSGTSQIANAAAGGINKTVTSQSIKMATMVVTTVPIVLIYPFLQKYFVKGFMIGSIKG, encoded by the coding sequence ATGCTGCGCTTACATCGAAGGACGGCGGGGGAAGCTGTATTCGATCTGTGGAATACGACGGTCATGCTGCTCGTCTGCTTCATCATGCTATACCCGATCTGGTACGTGCTTATACAATCGTTCAATGAAGGCAAGGATGCAATGCAGGGAGGCATCTATTGGTGGCCCCGTCTGTTCAGTCTTGAGAATTACGACGCCGTCTTCACGAACAGCGGCATCATGCAGGCGATGTGGATCACGATCGCCAAGACCGTAGTCGGCACCGTCGTCCACGTGCTATTCACCGCTATGGTCGCCTACGCGTTATCGCGGCAGGAGCTGGTCGGGCGCAAGCTCTATATGGTGCTCGGCACGGTGACGATGTTTTTCAACGGGGGACTGATACCGACTTACCTGCTCATCCGCGACCTCGGACTCCTGGATACGTTCTGGGTATATATCATACCGGTCATGTTCAGCTTCTTCGATCTCATTATATTCCTGACGTTCTTCCGGGAGATTCCAGCCGCTCTCGTCGAGGCGGCCCATATGGATGGCGCGAACGACTTCGTCATCTTCTACCGCATCATTATTCCGGTATCGATGCCTGTCGTCGCGACGATCGCGCTGTTCCACGGCGTGTACCAATGGAACGACTACTTCGCCGGCGTCATCTATGTGAACAACCAGGAGCTGCAGCCGATTCAGACGTATCTGTACCGCATTGTCGCACAGTCGGGGACGAGCCAGATCGCGAATGCAGCGGCCGGAGGCATTAACAAGACCGTCACCTCGCAGTCGATCAAGATGGCGACGATGGTCGTCACGACGGTGCCGATTGTACTGATCTATCCATTCCTGCAAAAGTACTTCGTCAAAGGCTTCATGATCGGCTCGATCAAGGGCTAG
- a CDS encoding extracellular solute-binding protein has product MTILNNNKKLLPLTVALAMTFTTAACTSPSGSEPKEGQSTDKPKQDAVQVDPNSPGWKADTSPITFDWYLNFSWFPNKWGVDATSQYVTKKTGVNINFIVPAGNENEKLNTMIASGKLPDLITLGWWEDAVKKMVEGGLVLPLDELAKQYDPYFIKVADPAKVSWFSQPDGHLYGYPNASASPKDYEKYGENFVGNQTLVVRKDMYEALGKPDLRTPEGFLDALKAAKQKFPEVNGQPLIPIGFHEFTDTGNASFSDNQQYSSMLQNFLAIPMEKDGKMYDRETDPEYIRWLKTFRKANELGLIAKDVFIDKRSQMEEKAAQGRYFAMFYQRTDFAAAQNALYAKDPNSVYIAVDGPANAKLDPPTIPGPGISGWTVTLISKDVKDKARAIRFLSYLMSEEGVKDLYLGEKGVSWDTIDGKDTFKPEVWELMNKDRNAFDKKYGSSWTFWMLMDNNMQLQWQKPTPEPFKQLEDWTKGKLKNFSPYDQTVPSGTGAEGLAASKIAQVWGKALPKLLLAKSDAEFDQLFDKYVKDREAAGFAKMMEYRNKAYGENKKKLEQFMK; this is encoded by the coding sequence ATGACAATACTTAACAATAATAAAAAGCTGCTCCCGCTAACCGTTGCGCTCGCCATGACCTTCACGACTGCTGCCTGCACAAGCCCATCCGGCTCAGAGCCGAAGGAAGGGCAGTCTACCGACAAGCCGAAGCAGGATGCGGTTCAGGTCGATCCGAACTCGCCGGGCTGGAAGGCCGATACGTCCCCGATTACGTTCGACTGGTACTTGAACTTCTCTTGGTTCCCGAACAAGTGGGGTGTGGATGCGACGAGCCAATATGTGACGAAGAAGACGGGTGTCAACATTAACTTCATCGTCCCGGCTGGCAACGAGAACGAGAAGCTGAACACGATGATCGCCTCTGGTAAGCTGCCGGACCTCATTACGCTGGGCTGGTGGGAGGATGCGGTCAAGAAGATGGTCGAGGGCGGACTCGTTCTGCCGCTCGACGAGCTGGCGAAGCAGTACGACCCGTACTTCATCAAGGTCGCTGACCCGGCGAAGGTGTCGTGGTTCTCGCAGCCGGACGGTCATCTGTACGGCTATCCGAACGCGTCGGCCTCGCCGAAGGACTATGAGAAGTATGGTGAGAATTTCGTCGGCAACCAGACGCTGGTCGTGCGCAAGGATATGTATGAGGCGCTGGGCAAGCCGGACCTGCGTACGCCGGAGGGCTTCCTCGATGCGCTGAAGGCGGCGAAGCAGAAGTTCCCGGAGGTGAACGGGCAGCCGCTTATTCCGATCGGTTTCCATGAATTTACAGATACGGGCAATGCGTCGTTCTCGGATAACCAGCAGTACAGCTCGATGCTGCAGAACTTCCTCGCTATCCCGATGGAGAAGGATGGCAAGATGTACGACCGCGAGACAGACCCGGAGTACATCCGCTGGCTGAAGACGTTCCGCAAGGCGAACGAGCTCGGTCTGATCGCGAAGGATGTGTTCATCGACAAGCGCTCGCAGATGGAGGAGAAGGCGGCGCAGGGACGTTACTTCGCGATGTTCTACCAGCGCACAGACTTTGCCGCGGCGCAGAACGCGCTCTATGCGAAGGACCCGAACTCGGTCTACATCGCCGTAGACGGACCGGCGAACGCGAAGCTTGACCCGCCGACCATCCCGGGACCAGGCATCTCCGGCTGGACCGTGACGCTCATCTCGAAGGACGTCAAGGATAAGGCGCGGGCGATCCGCTTCCTCAGCTACCTGATGAGCGAGGAGGGCGTGAAGGATCTGTACCTCGGTGAGAAGGGCGTATCGTGGGATACGATCGATGGCAAGGATACGTTCAAGCCGGAGGTATGGGAGCTGATGAACAAGGACCGCAACGCCTTCGACAAGAAGTACGGCTCGTCGTGGACGTTCTGGATGCTGATGGACAACAATATGCAGCTGCAGTGGCAGAAGCCGACGCCTGAGCCGTTCAAGCAGCTGGAGGATTGGACGAAGGGCAAGCTGAAGAACTTCTCGCCTTACGACCAGACGGTGCCGAGCGGCACAGGTGCGGAAGGGCTCGCCGCGAGCAAGATTGCTCAAGTATGGGGCAAGGCGCTGCCGAAGCTGCTGCTCGCGAAGTCGGATGCCGAGTTCGATCAGCTGTTCGACAAATATGTGAAGGACCGCGAAGCAGCCGGCTTCGCGAAGATGATGGAATACCGCAATAAGGCTTACGGTGAGAATAAGAAGAAGCTGGAGCAGTTTATGAAATAG
- a CDS encoding sensor histidine kinase — MLMNPWIKRVNGWLQRAVFYFGSVTLRTKLILSYIVILLVPVILLSAYVFRDLYESAIDDMLRKNEYMLEVELNNVRHNVELMQRTAQLAISNKKVTEYVMSSEELDAAQLIAFREQENSELIRMHFNNPNIAYIRIFTSNPYVKELWPIFLSESRIAGKPWYEEVLKTGGIEQWVLHPEDNDLLQPIMKNADSISLLREISYAQGQHVGLIEVNMPLAHFFPKSFGGAEDGQTQTFLVDKGRRVFTRAESGFLSRSGRELVLDQLQALPHASHGHWEFTLDGVPYLAIYTEVEAVGAYMVNVVSLQTMHEDIEQTRTRMLLVVVLLVGLLSVITYVLNSLILKKLHRLQDSMKQVRRGQFNVEIDIHSGDEVGELAHHFRLMMRRMNELIADAVNKQAATKEAELRSLKNQIDSHFLYNTLENLKMLAEIEAQYTISDALTSLGGMMRYSMNWSGSYVRLQDELLHIRNYIAIMNIRYDNRLVLELDIPPELIDHEVPKMSLQPIVENAVKHGMKEMREDDRMVISVRAYVHSGHTVIEVMDRGCGMSHEAVVLLNESLELNEVHTRSGAAAEQRAERDGSGIGLRNVHQRMRLYYGQTCGLKVESEQGRYTRVELRLSYR, encoded by the coding sequence ATGCTGATGAATCCATGGATCAAGCGCGTCAATGGCTGGCTGCAGCGGGCTGTCTTCTACTTCGGCAGTGTCACGCTGCGGACGAAGCTGATCTTATCTTATATTGTGATACTGCTTGTGCCTGTCATCTTGCTCTCGGCGTATGTGTTCCGAGACTTGTACGAGAGCGCGATTGACGACATGCTCCGCAAGAACGAGTATATGCTCGAGGTAGAGCTGAACAACGTCAGACATAATGTCGAGCTGATGCAACGGACGGCGCAGCTGGCCATATCGAATAAGAAGGTCACCGAATATGTAATGAGTAGCGAGGAGCTGGATGCGGCACAGCTTATTGCATTCCGCGAGCAGGAGAACTCGGAGCTGATCCGCATGCACTTCAACAACCCGAATATTGCTTACATCCGCATCTTCACGAGCAATCCGTATGTGAAGGAGCTGTGGCCGATCTTCCTGTCGGAATCGCGTATCGCAGGCAAGCCGTGGTACGAGGAGGTGCTGAAGACCGGAGGCATCGAGCAATGGGTGCTTCATCCCGAGGACAACGATCTGCTCCAGCCGATTATGAAGAACGCCGACTCCATCTCCCTGCTTCGCGAGATCAGCTATGCGCAGGGGCAGCATGTCGGACTCATTGAGGTCAATATGCCGCTGGCGCACTTCTTCCCCAAGTCGTTCGGCGGGGCGGAGGATGGGCAGACGCAGACGTTCTTGGTTGACAAGGGGAGGAGGGTGTTCACGAGAGCTGAATCGGGCTTCCTCAGCCGCAGTGGCCGTGAGCTTGTACTCGACCAACTTCAAGCTCTGCCACACGCCTCGCACGGGCATTGGGAGTTCACCTTGGATGGTGTTCCATATCTAGCCATCTACACCGAGGTCGAGGCGGTTGGCGCCTACATGGTGAACGTCGTATCGCTCCAGACGATGCACGAAGATATCGAACAGACGCGTACCCGGATGCTGCTGGTCGTCGTCCTGCTGGTCGGACTGCTGTCCGTTATTACGTATGTGCTGAATTCGTTGATATTGAAAAAGCTCCACCGGCTGCAGGATTCGATGAAGCAGGTTCGCCGCGGTCAGTTCAACGTGGAGATCGACATCCATAGCGGAGACGAGGTCGGCGAGCTGGCGCACCACTTCCGACTCATGATGCGCCGCATGAACGAGCTGATCGCCGATGCGGTGAACAAGCAGGCGGCGACGAAGGAAGCGGAGCTGAGATCGCTGAAGAATCAGATCGACTCTCACTTTTTGTATAACACATTGGAGAATCTGAAGATGCTTGCCGAGATTGAGGCGCAGTACACGATATCCGACGCGCTGACGTCGCTCGGCGGCATGATGCGCTACAGCATGAATTGGAGCGGCAGCTATGTTCGTCTTCAGGATGAGCTGCTTCACATTCGTAACTATATCGCGATCATGAACATCCGATATGACAATAGGCTGGTGCTGGAGCTGGACATACCGCCTGAGCTGATTGACCATGAGGTGCCGAAGATGTCGCTGCAGCCGATCGTGGAGAACGCAGTGAAGCATGGAATGAAGGAGATGCGCGAGGACGACCGCATGGTCATCTCGGTGCGAGCCTATGTGCATAGTGGGCATACCGTCATTGAGGTGATGGATCGTGGCTGCGGTATGAGCCATGAGGCGGTCGTCCTGCTGAACGAGTCGCTGGAGCTTAACGAAGTCCATACACGTTCAGGCGCTGCTGCAGAGCAGCGGGCGGAGCGTGACGGGAGCGGTATAGGTCTGCGCAACGTGCATCAGCGGATGAGACTGTATTATGGCCAGACCTGCGGTCTCAAGGTGGAGAGTGAGCAAGGTCGGTATACGAGAGTAGAGCTGCGGCTGTCTTACAGGTAG
- a CDS encoding response regulator, whose translation MRKLLIVDDERNIRVGLKAMLERRFPGKYVVLMAQDGEQALELIRQELPVHIVITDIRMPNMDGIALMQELQSLEPKPKLVILSGYDDFKYAKAAIQCEVKQYLLKPIVREELYETMERLEEELSREEAQQGRQEALLATLDEFRTSQLHYVLLHPQLQPDEIREKLQPLELHAFERQYAVAVARYPKGRLYDAEELVRRMHACCHHEQGEQLIHLYDKDGSLVVVSSRKAAELTEQLDSLLDRQPDAVCRIGVSETMCGLELLKAAYEQAVYALKHTFVHGQTACLRFGEIDRKEPQPPIPLDTIRKLANMLGTGRDDDMQALLREVLDIRVVRRYEPGYLEAVSRSLNELVFDYAFHTYGDALLDILKLYKQVGQLYSFDNYAQYYQSVEGLLGRVSTYVQQAKSAHDEHKELSRAVAYIHEHYNKDLNMAMVSNYVSLNYSYFSTAFKAYTGESFVQYVKKVRVEKAQQLLISTDMLVYEIGEQVGFDNAKHFNRVFRELAGVTPMEYRQHRGHGGGTP comes from the coding sequence ATGCGTAAGCTGCTGATTGTAGATGATGAGCGTAATATTAGGGTTGGACTGAAGGCGATGCTGGAGCGAAGGTTTCCCGGGAAATATGTCGTATTGATGGCGCAGGATGGCGAACAGGCGCTGGAGCTCATCCGGCAGGAGCTGCCGGTTCATATCGTCATTACAGATATCCGAATGCCGAATATGGACGGTATTGCGCTCATGCAGGAGCTGCAGTCGCTGGAGCCGAAGCCGAAGCTCGTCATCCTGAGCGGCTATGATGACTTCAAGTATGCGAAGGCCGCGATCCAGTGCGAGGTGAAGCAATATTTGCTTAAGCCGATCGTGCGCGAGGAGCTGTATGAGACGATGGAGCGGCTGGAGGAGGAGCTAAGTCGGGAGGAGGCGCAGCAGGGCCGTCAGGAGGCGCTGCTCGCTACGCTGGACGAATTCCGCACCAGTCAACTCCATTATGTACTGCTGCATCCGCAGCTGCAGCCGGACGAGATCCGAGAGAAGCTGCAGCCCCTGGAGCTGCACGCGTTCGAGCGGCAGTATGCGGTGGCGGTTGCTCGATATCCGAAGGGGCGTCTCTATGACGCGGAGGAGCTCGTACGTCGCATGCATGCCTGCTGCCATCACGAGCAAGGGGAGCAGCTGATCCATCTGTATGACAAGGACGGGAGTCTCGTCGTCGTATCTAGCCGCAAGGCGGCCGAGCTTACAGAGCAGCTCGACAGTCTGCTTGACCGTCAGCCGGATGCGGTGTGCCGTATTGGTGTCAGTGAGACGATGTGCGGGCTGGAGCTGCTGAAGGCGGCTTATGAGCAAGCGGTGTACGCGTTGAAGCATACCTTCGTGCACGGCCAGACAGCTTGCCTTCGCTTCGGAGAGATAGATCGCAAGGAGCCTCAGCCGCCGATCCCGCTAGATACGATCCGTAAGCTGGCGAACATGCTCGGCACCGGACGTGACGACGATATGCAGGCGCTGCTGCGCGAGGTGCTGGACATTCGGGTGGTCCGCCGTTACGAGCCCGGGTACCTAGAGGCGGTTAGCCGCAGCCTTAACGAGCTTGTATTCGATTATGCCTTCCATACGTATGGAGACGCGCTGCTGGACATCTTGAAGCTGTATAAGCAGGTCGGTCAGCTCTATAGCTTCGACAATTATGCGCAATATTACCAGAGCGTCGAGGGCTTGCTGGGACGGGTTAGCACCTATGTTCAGCAGGCCAAGTCTGCACACGACGAGCATAAGGAGCTCAGCCGTGCTGTCGCTTATATTCATGAGCATTACAACAAGGACCTGAACATGGCGATGGTGTCCAACTACGTCTCGCTGAACTACTCCTACTTCAGCACCGCGTTCAAGGCGTACACCGGGGAAAGCTTCGTGCAATATGTGAAGAAGGTGCGCGTTGAGAAGGCGCAGCAGCTGCTCATATCGACCGACATGCTCGTCTATGAGATTGGGGAGCAGGTCGGCTTCGACAATGCGAAGCATTTCAACCGCGTGTTCCGCGAGCTCGCAGGCGTCACGCCGATGGAATATCGGCAGCATCGGGGGCATGGAGGCGGTACACCGTAG
- a CDS encoding polysaccharide deacetylase family protein has protein sequence MDKKLFVTMMLFIVIYMVIPWVLSRIFSLGVFRRGQAGHQEVAFTFDDGPDPVYTPLLLDMLKERGVRATFFVLGSKAEKHPELIERMHREGHLIGVHNYRHLSNWLMAPWTVERREVKRSADIVESITGVRPVHYRPPWGVLNLFDYRLTQWFTIVLWSVMVQDWRSHVGKTTMKSILLKRIQDGSIVLLHDSGDTIGADQDAPLYMLEALKDVIAELASRDYQFVRVDELKTKPSAAGAARRIVVTAWLMWERALIRLLRVKPIDHENTLLQLRVREYRGRSPLQLADGEEIKQGDQIAELHLDNYLLYELGKSSSSSVHLAIQLVRRTESLMPRIMQLIASDPAYKDVKGLYGISLIHRGTKQLGFTVLDLPKGVFSHVTRLYLRLLLSIIHPRGKDRLKEKSELLVPKIIAISRKELMNRYIA, from the coding sequence ATGGACAAAAAGCTGTTCGTTACGATGATGCTGTTCATTGTCATATACATGGTCATTCCGTGGGTGCTGTCTCGCATATTCAGTCTCGGCGTATTCCGCCGAGGCCAAGCAGGCCATCAAGAGGTGGCCTTCACCTTCGACGACGGACCTGATCCCGTCTACACGCCGCTGCTGCTGGATATGCTGAAGGAGCGGGGCGTGAGAGCGACCTTTTTCGTCCTTGGCTCCAAGGCGGAGAAGCATCCCGAGCTTATCGAGCGTATGCACCGAGAAGGGCATCTCATCGGCGTTCATAATTACCGGCATCTGTCCAATTGGCTGATGGCCCCTTGGACGGTGGAGCGGCGTGAAGTGAAGCGTTCCGCGGACATCGTAGAGTCCATTACAGGAGTAAGACCTGTTCATTACCGGCCGCCGTGGGGTGTCCTCAACCTATTCGATTACAGGCTGACCCAGTGGTTTACAATCGTACTGTGGTCTGTGATGGTGCAGGACTGGCGCAGTCATGTCGGGAAGACAACAATGAAGTCGATCTTGCTGAAGCGCATCCAGGACGGCTCGATCGTGCTGCTGCACGACAGCGGGGATACGATTGGTGCGGATCAGGACGCTCCTCTATACATGCTCGAAGCGCTGAAGGACGTGATCGCGGAGCTGGCGAGCAGGGATTACCAGTTCGTCCGGGTCGATGAGCTGAAGACGAAGCCCTCTGCGGCCGGAGCGGCCAGAAGAATCGTCGTGACCGCTTGGCTCATGTGGGAGCGTGCCCTGATCAGACTGCTTCGCGTGAAGCCGATCGATCACGAGAATACGCTGCTGCAGCTGCGTGTACGCGAATATCGCGGACGCAGCCCGCTCCAGCTCGCGGACGGCGAGGAGATCAAGCAGGGCGATCAGATTGCGGAGCTTCATCTAGATAATTATCTGCTGTATGAGCTGGGCAAGAGCTCGAGCAGCTCTGTGCACTTGGCGATTCAGCTGGTGAGGCGGACCGAGAGTCTGATGCCGCGCATCATGCAGCTGATCGCCAGTGATCCGGCCTATAAGGATGTGAAGGGGCTGTATGGCATCAGCCTCATTCACCGAGGTACGAAGCAGCTCGGCTTCACGGTGCTGGACCTGCCGAAGGGTGTTTTTTCACACGTGACTCGTCTCTATCTTCGATTATTGCTATCCATCATACACCCCAGAGGCAAGGATCGTCTCAAGGAGAAGTCGGAGCTGCTCGTTCCGAAAATTATTGCCATATCGCGAAAAGAGCTCATGAACCGCTACATTGCTTAG
- a CDS encoding MGDG synthase family glycosyltransferase, protein MHKLRNILILTASYGDGHMQVSKVLKQKFEQAGFRSVRLIDLFEEAHPLMNTVSKFLYMNSGALSAYGLDYYGWSYYLTRDMKPGSVLARCLNVLGIHKLIKVIMQEEPDVLISTFPFGGISEQLERRCISIPTYTILTDFVVHNRWLYSIPEQFYVATNHLRDTMVERGIDQELITVSGIPIREPFYRTKRVEASAAEEPSILLMAGGYGVLRDMKKMTEQLLTIPSVRLNVVCGRNAKLLEELNDCFASEQRVSVYGFVDNIHELMSRSSCVVTKAGGITLSEAIHVNVPILIFKPFPGQEKENAAYLAEQGAAFISCELEELLEQARSILHDQSLQHTMRERARSLQNEYAADRIVRDVTRKLTEGNQAQEGSSA, encoded by the coding sequence ATGCATAAGCTCCGTAACATTCTTATTCTTACGGCCAGCTACGGCGATGGTCATATGCAGGTGTCCAAGGTGCTGAAGCAGAAGTTCGAGCAGGCCGGATTCCGCAGCGTAAGACTGATCGATCTATTCGAGGAAGCGCATCCTCTGATGAATACGGTGTCAAAGTTTCTATATATGAACAGCGGGGCGCTGTCCGCATACGGTCTTGATTACTACGGGTGGAGCTATTACTTGACCCGGGATATGAAGCCCGGCAGCGTGCTGGCGAGATGCTTGAATGTGCTCGGCATTCATAAGCTGATCAAGGTCATTATGCAGGAGGAGCCGGACGTGCTCATCAGCACGTTCCCGTTCGGCGGCATATCCGAGCAGCTCGAGCGGCGCTGTATATCGATTCCGACGTATACGATATTAACCGACTTCGTCGTGCATAACCGGTGGCTCTATTCGATTCCAGAGCAATTCTATGTGGCGACGAATCATCTGCGCGACACGATGGTGGAGCGTGGAATCGATCAGGAGCTCATTACGGTAAGCGGCATTCCGATTCGTGAGCCTTTCTATCGGACGAAGCGGGTCGAGGCATCAGCCGCCGAGGAGCCGTCCATTCTGCTGATGGCCGGAGGCTACGGTGTGCTGCGGGATATGAAGAAGATGACCGAGCAGCTCTTGACGATCCCGAGCGTGAGGCTGAATGTCGTCTGTGGGCGTAACGCGAAGCTGCTGGAGGAGCTGAACGACTGCTTTGCCTCGGAGCAGCGAGTGAGCGTGTACGGCTTCGTCGATAATATTCACGAGCTGATGAGTCGGTCCTCGTGCGTCGTGACGAAGGCGGGCGGCATTACGCTGTCGGAAGCGATTCATGTCAATGTGCCGATCCTTATCTTCAAGCCGTTTCCTGGTCAGGAGAAGGAGAATGCTGCGTACTTGGCTGAGCAAGGGGCTGCCTTCATCTCCTGCGAGCTGGAGGAGCTGCTGGAGCAGGCGCGCAGCATTCTGCACGATCAATCGCTGCAGCATACGATGAGAGAGCGCGCCAGGTCACTGCAGAACGAGTATGCGGCAGACCGGATCGTACGCGATGTGACACGCAAGCTGACGGAAGGGAACCAAGCTCAAGAAGGCTCCAGTGCTTGA